The stretch of DNA ATAGTGTCCTCAGATTATTGAGTCTTTGTGTATGTGTGTTATATGTAGTTTCACACCTACTGCTGGTTCAATTTAAACTCAATGAGTTGATACAGGAACAAGCTGACATTAGTTGGTTGAGTTTTGGAGCTTGCCACGTGAAATGTCCTACATAAGGGATGAGCTTTGAAAGTGCCCTCCCCGCTATATCACCTTCCTGACCATTTAATTATAGTGCTTCAATTTTGCTAAACTCATGAATATAAGGATGGAAACATGGTTTGGATTTAACGGATTTGGGTTTGCTGGGTGAATTGATAAGGGAGTTCAATTTCAGGTGATATGgataagtttaaaaaataacgAAAGGCAGGATGGTTTATTGGAGAGGTCTTGGCATCACACTTCATATCTAGGGTTTGATAGCATACATGGGTACATAACTTGGAGGTGTGCAATTAGATGCCATaattcataaaaatgacaatCCCTTTATATTGTTACATTATTCTAAATAGGGCATCCTGCCTCCCATACCTCTTAACCCTCCATGGGTAAGATATGAATTCCAAATCCTTTGAAGATTTGAACATCGTGCTATTCTagaaaagatatcaaaatgGGAGTAGGACCCAATTTCAGCTAAATAACATGTGTTGAACCCCAAAATCAACCCAAGGCCATACAAATTTACTAGAACACCCTTAAGTAACAACAGCCTTGTCTTGTTTTGCTGGTTAGAGTTGGCTTAAGAATAGAACGCTCTTGGACAAAACATTTAACTAGAAGTTTTGTTCCTTGATCGAGCTTCCTGAATCATGTGCTCTTGTGGTCTTTATTTGAAAAGAGGAAATTTCAATGAAGGAACTATGTTCAGTTTTGTGTGAGCTTGGGGTGTACAATTTGGAAGATGTCAACAGTGGACTTCTGCTAACTTATCTCTTCTGTTTCCCATGCAGCTTGCTTTAACCATTGTTTATATTGCCGCGGGAGTTTTTGCAGCTGGTTGGATTGGTAAAAGTTAAATGTTTATCGAACTTAATATGAGAAATGTGTTTCATTAGACAGCCTTCTAGTTTTCTGTATAGTATACTAatgtttttttcttctctccATTTTTAAAACTGTGTTTTGGGTTATAGAGGTTTCTTGCTGGATTTTGACTGGAGAACGGCAGACTGCTGTCATAAGGTCAAAATATGTTCAAGTGTTACTAAATCAAGATATGAGCTTTTTTGATACTTATGGAAATAATGGAGACATTGTAAGTCAAGTATTGAGTGATGTGCTGCTTATTCAGTCTGCCCTTAGTGAAAAAGTATGTCTCCCTTGATCATATGCACATATTCATTTTAACTAATTTGCTGAGAATTCTCTATAAGTCTtctttaatacttttatttgtgTGTGATGATGATACAGGTTGGAAATTATATTCACAATATGGCTACGTTCTTCAGTGGTCTTGTCATTGGACTCATAAATTGTTGGCAGATTGCTCTGATAACGTTAGCAACAGGTCCGTTTATTGTTGCTGCTGGAGGAATATCAAATATATTCCTCCACCGACTTGCAGAGAATATTCAAGATGCATATGCTGAAGCGGCTAGCATTGCCGAACAGGTTAGTTTTTGTATCTAACTCTGCCTTTATATTGAATAAAATGTTTTCCTCCTCTTGGGGGATGTTTGTGTAATGAAGTTAGAATCTATTAACAAATATCAGTGCTATCcaaaaaagtaaaatagttGTCTCCATTGAATCCATATGTTGATTGTACATGGAGGAGTTTGAAGTTCACTTCACTTCTATAGTTTGAAAGGAAATGGATATGAAtggttttgtttttaaaatcagATATGCTTCAGTTTTTGTCcgtactttatttttattgttttcattttGAAGAGTAAAGAAGGGTGAATTTATCTTTAAGTGTTCTCAGTTGTGGATAATTTCATGTGATGCAGGCAGTTTCGTATGTAAGGACATTGTATGCATTCACAAATGAAACATTGGCCAAGTATTCCTATGCAACATCACTGCAAGCTACTCTTAGATATGGTATATTAATAAGTCTTGTTCAAGGGCTTGGTCTTGGATTTACATATGGGCTTGCAATATGTTCTTGTGCATTGCAACTCTGGGTTGGAAGGTTCTTGGTTATACATGGAAAAGCACATGGTGGTGAAATTATAACAGCCCTGTTTGCTGTAATTCTAAGTGGCTTGTGAGCATCATTCCCTACtttatattttcattatatttataTCCTAATCATTTTACATATAACtttttacttttgtttctttctcAAGGGGATTGAATCAAGCAGCAACCAACTTCTACTCTTTTGATCAGGGGAGAATTGCTGCTTATAGATTATTTGAGATGATAAGCCGGTCATCCTCATCTGATGATCATGACGGCATTACTCCTGATTCTGTGCAAGGAAATATAGAGTTTCGGAATGTTTATTTCAGCTATCTGTCTCGTCCTGAAATCCCTAtcttgagtggattttatcttAGTGTACCTGCTAAGAAAGCTGTGGCTCTTGTTGGCAGAAATGGCTCTGGGAAAAGTAGTATTATTCCACTAATGGAGCGTTTCTATGATCCTACATTAGGTAATTATTTTAGCTTTGATATTGTATAATTGCTTTTTTGCTATTCATTAAAAGCATATATTAGTCATTTGCAGATTTAAGTTGACATCATAATTACTGATCCATGGTTCAGGGGAAGTTCTTCTAGAtggagaaaacatcaagaacTTGAAACTTGAATGGCTTAGGAGCCAAATAGGACTAGTCACCCAGGAGCCTGCTTTGCTTAGTTTGAGTATAAGAGATAATATTGCTTATGGGAGGGATGCCACCATGGATCAAATTGAAGAGGCTGCTAAAATAGCTCATGCACATACATTTATCAGCTCATTGGAGAAAGGTTATTACACACAGGTGAGGCTTGATTGACATGATTATGCCTATGGCTGTTgtgttttattttcagtttgttCCTTGTTTGTGACCAAGTGGTATTTCCAAAACCTGGGTACCTGTCTCAGGTTGGCAGGGCTGGTCTGGCTTTGACTGAAgagcaaaaaataaaactttctATTGCTAGAGCTGTGCTTTTAAATCCATCGATTCTTCTACTTGATGAGGTTACTGGTGGTCTTGATTTTGAGGCTGAGAGGGCTGTTCAGGGGGCTTTGGACCTACTTATGTTGGGACGctcaacaataataattgctCGACGGCTTAGTCTCATAAGGAATGCTGATTATATCGCTGTTATGGAGGAAGGTCAACTTGTTGAAATGGGTACTCATGATGAATTATTGTCCTTGGATGGCTTATATGCAGAGCTTCTTCGATGTGAAGAGGCAGCAAAACTTCCCAAGAGGTCCAATACTAGAACAAATCATCCTCCTTCCTTTGGcatgcattatttatttatatattttccaGACCCTGCATAATGTGGGATGCTTTGCACTAGATTAcacttttatttgttttccAAAATTTAATACGCGATGGTAATGACTGGAGTTAGTTAAGAAAATGATTTTATTACGATGGCAAACTAACAATAGTGATAGAGTAATGATTGAGAGTCCTAATTCATCCTCCTAATACTTAAATGAATAAGAATTCAAATATAAATGTTATTTCTTGAAAaggtaaaaaagataaaaattcaaaactttctttatttagaaattaggaagaCAAGTTTTAGGACTCCTAATCATTTTTCATCTTTAGTGCATTCAACTACTGCTGAACTgcaatatttaatattttatattttgaatgttGTGCAAAATTTCCCAGCAGGTATGTATCATGCTCactattttttccaaaataataatCCAGGATGCCTGTTCGAAATTACAAGGAGACTGCAGTGTTTCAAATTGAGAAGGATTCTTCAGCAAGTCATAGCTTCAAAGAACCATCATCCCCTAAAATGTTGAAGTCACCTTCTCTTCAAAGAGTATCTAATGTATCCCGCCCTCCAGACGGaagctttaacttgcttgaatcTCCAAAGGCCCGGAGCCCACCACCTGAGAAGATGGTGGAAAATGGTCAAGCTCTTGATGGAGCAGATAAGGAGCCATCAATAAGAAGGCAGGATAGTTTTGAGATGAGACTTCCAGAGTTACCTAAGCTTGATGTGCAGTCTCTGCATCGTCAAAAATCAAATGGTTCTGACCCAGAATCTCCTGTTTCTCCCCTTTTAACATCTGATCCCAAGAGTGAACGCTCTCATTCGCAGACTTTTAGTAGAACGCAGAGTTACTCTGATGATCTTTCGGCTGAAAAGAGAAAATTGAAGGATACAAGGCATCAAAAACCACCATCACTTAGGAAGCTTGCTGAGCTTAGCTTCGCTGAGTGGCTTTATGCTGTGTTAGGAAGCATAGGTGCTGCTATTTTTGGTTCTTTCAATCCTCTTCTTGCTTATGTGATTGGCCTTGTGGTGACAGCTTACTATAATATTGATAAAGATCATCACTTACGATGGGAGGTAAACAAGTGGTGTTTGGCCATTGGCTGCATGGGTATTGTGACAGTAATTGCCAACTTTTTACAGCATTTCTACTTTGGTATCATGGGGGAGAAAATGACAGAAAGGGTTAGGAGAATGATGTTCTCAGGTGCACTAATCCTCCTCTATgccttattttcctgttttaaAAATCTGGAATTATGAGCAGTACTTAACCTGTTTCTATTATATGGCAGCCATGCTTCGGAATGAAGTTGGGTGGTTTGATGATGAGGAAAACAGTGCTGACAATTTATCCATGCGATTGGCCAATGATGCTACTTTTGTACGAGCTGCTTTTAGCAATAGGCTGTCTATATTTATTCAGGACAGTGCTGCAATTATTGTTGGTCTTCTAATTGGTGCCTTGCTGCACTGGCGGTTAGCACTTGTGGCTTTTGCAACCCTTCCAATTCTCTGTGTTGCTGCAATTGCCCAGGTATTCACTTGCactttttttcaaatatatctctCAATGGTTGGTTTGAATTTCCATCATGTCAATGGTATCTTTGCAAATTTTTCCTCTAATGAAATTCAGTGATTTtggtattttataatttatagaaAATTAATCACAAATTTCATAATATGAATGAAACATGATCTATAGATTCTGGTCTCAAATTGTGCTGATGgcctctctattttttttttccattcgGTTCATTCTTTACAAACTAGGTTGATAATATTTGAGTGGCTAATAGTAATAATAGGTATAAATGTATGAACTGTGTCAGGTATTCAAATCCAATCCAATTTGAACCAATTTGTTGCATTTATTCATTGCAGCATCGATGTTTTACATGGTTGAGTGGTAGTTTACATTTTACACTTGTGTGGTTGGGTTCATTGTCAGTcttgattgattttttattttaaccttgatgaatattaatttgtttttactAGTTGACGGACCTTCTCTGGAAAAGTTAGAGGTACAACAGGATGTATtggaaatgtaaaaaaaagttatatattcAATAACTTTTagttaaacatttttttatggTGTTCTTAACATGTGCTCTTAGGGTACAAGATAGCGAAACcctataaatttaataaagcTGTCTAAGAATAATAGCACGGTAGTTTATCtgctttaattttttcaaaacgTACAACTAAAGAACAGCCTGTTTTGGATATTGCAGAAGATGTGGCTTGCTGGATTTTCAAGGGGCATACAGGAAATGCATAGAAAGGCATCTTTGGTTCTTGAAGATGCAGTTAGAAACATTTACACTGTTGTTGCATTTTGTGCTGGTAATAAGGTAATGGAACTTTATAGGCTGCAGTTGAAGAAAATATTTAGGAAGAGCTTTCTTCATGGGATGGCAATCGGTTTTGCATTTGGCTTTTCACAGTTCCTACTTTTTGCTTGTAATGCCCTTCTACTTTGGTACACTGGGAGATGTGTAAAAAATGGTTATGTGCAACTATCTACTGCACTCAAGGAGTATATGGTTTTCTCATTTGCGACATTTGCGCTTGTAGAGCCTTTTGGATTGGCTCCTTACATCCTTAAACGACGGAAGTCTCTCATATCAGTGTTTGATATCATAGATCGTGTGCCTAAAATTGATCCTGATGATAGCTCAGCATTGAAGCCACCCAATGTACATGGAAGAATTGAGTTAAAAAATGTTGATTTCTGTTACCCAACTCGTCCAGAAGTTTTGgtattgagcaattttagtctCAAAGTCAATGGTGGGCAAACGGTTGCTATTGTGGGAGTTTCTGGGTCAGGAAAGAGCACTATTATATCGTTGATTGAGAGGTTTTATGATCCAGTTTCTGGCCAAGTTTGGAACCTATTATCTTCTCAACAACCATAAGGGAAAACATCATATATGCGAGGCACAATGCCAGTGAAGCTGAGATGAAAGAGGCTGCAAGAATAGCAAATGCCCATCACTTTATTAGCAGCTTGCCTCATGGTTATGACACTCACGTTGGGATGCGAGGTGTTGACTTAACTCCTGGACAAAAACAGAGAATTGCAATTGCGAGGGTTGTGCTGAAAAATGCACCTATCTTGTTGTTGGATGAAGCAAGCTCATCAATTGAATCCGAGTCAAGCCGGGTGGTGCAAGAAGCTCTAGACACACTAATAATGGG from Arachis duranensis cultivar V14167 chromosome 4, aradu.V14167.gnm2.J7QH, whole genome shotgun sequence encodes:
- the LOC107486413 gene encoding LOW QUALITY PROTEIN: ABC transporter B family member 20-like (The sequence of the model RefSeq protein was modified relative to this genomic sequence to represent the inferred CDS: inserted 1 base in 1 codon), with translation MMVSRGLFGWSPPHVQPLTPVSEVSEPPESPSPYLDPGAETSASQQQVEVDEEIEEPEEVEPPPAAVPFSRLFACADRFDWFLMAAGSVAAAAHGAALVVYLHYFAKIIHVQVEPKHELFHRFNELALTIVYIAAGVFAAGWIEVSCWILTGERQTAVIRSKYVQVLLNQDMSFFDTYGNNGDIVSQVLSDVLLIQSALSEKVGNYIHNMATFFSGLVIGLINCWQIALITLATGPFIVAAGGISNIFLHRLAENIQDAYAEAASIAEQAVSYVRTLYAFTNETLAKYSYATSLQATLRYGILISLVQGLGLGFTYGLAICSCALQLWVGRFLVIHGKAHGGEIITALFAVILSGLGLNQAATNFYSFDQGRIAAYRLFEMISRSSSSDDHDGITPDSVQGNIEFRNVYFSYLSRPEIPILSGFYLSVPAKKAVALVGRNGSGKSSIIPLMERFYDPTLGEVLLDGENIKNLKLEWLRSQIGLVTQEPALLSLSIRDNIAYGRDATMDQIEEAAKIAHAHTFISSLEKGYYTQVGRAGLALTEEQKIKLSIARAVLLNPSILLLDEVTGGLDFEAERAVQGALDLLMLGRSTIIIARRLSLIRNADYIAVMEEGQLVEMGTHDELLSLDGLYAELLRCEEAAKLPKRMPVRNYKETAVFQIEKDSSASHSFKEPSSPKMLKSPSLQRVSNVSRPPDGSFNLLESPKARSPPPEKMVENGQALDGADKEPSIRRQDSFEMRLPELPKLDVQSLHRQKSNGSDPESPVSPLLTSDPKSERSHSQTFSRTQSYSDDLSAEKRKLKDTRHQKPPSLRKLAELSFAEWLYAVLGSIGAAIFGSFNPLLAYVIGLVVTAYYNIDKDHHLRWEVNKWCLAIGCMGIVTVIANFLQHFYFGIMGEKMTERVRRMMFSAMLRNEVGWFDDEENSADNLSMRLANDATFVRAAFSNRLSIFIQDSAAIIVGLLIGALLHWRLALVAFATLPILCVAAIAQKMWLAGFSRGIQEMHRKASLVLEDAVRNIYTVVAFCAGNKVMELYRLQLKKIFRKSFLHGMAIGFAFGFSQFLLFACNALLLWYTGRCVKNGYVQLSTALKEYMVFSFATFALVEPFGLAPYILKRRKSLISVFDIIDRVPKIDPDDSSALKPPNVHGRIELKNVDFCYPTRPEVLVLSNFSLKVNGGQTVAIVGVSGSGKSTIISLIERFYDPVSGQVXEPIIFSTTIRENIIYARHNASEAEMKEAARIANAHHFISSLPHGYDTHVGMRGVDLTPGQKQRIAIARVVLKNAPILLLDEASSSIESESSRVVQEALDTLIMGNKTTILIAHRAAMMRHVDNIVVLNGGRIVEEGTHDSLMAKNGLYVRLMQPHFGKALRQHRLV